One stretch of Bacteroidota bacterium DNA includes these proteins:
- a CDS encoding DUF2442 domain-containing protein, with amino-acid sequence MNSLAVRVESRIIDFSFTSDAIKVVLADGREVSAPLEWFPRLRDANEQQRKNWRLIGKGIGIHWEDVDEDISVKSLLAEN; translated from the coding sequence ATGAATTCTTTAGCCGTAAGAGTTGAATCGAGAATTATAGATTTCTCGTTTACCTCCGATGCGATTAAAGTTGTGTTAGCAGATGGTCGTGAAGTCTCTGCTCCATTGGAATGGTTCCCTCGGTTACGGGATGCTAACGAACAACAGCGCAAAAATTGGCGTTTGATAGGAAAGGGAATTGGTATTCATTGGGAAGATGTGGACGAAGACATTTCTGTAAAAAGCCTTCTTGCCGAAAATTAG